A genomic segment from uncultured Marinifilum sp. encodes:
- the purH gene encoding bifunctional phosphoribosylaminoimidazolecarboxamide formyltransferase/IMP cyclohydrolase yields the protein MKRALISVFDKTNVVEFARELTSLGWEIISTGGTSAKFKAEGIPVMDISDLTKFPECFDGRVKTLHPNVEGGILAIRDNEMHQKQMAELGIEPIDIVVCNLYPFKETILKPDASHEEIIENIDIGGPTMLRAAAKNYKFVSVVTDPEDYTKIVEEIKTSGDTSFETKEYLAAKVFEHTAHYDALISGYFNKKLNVTSPKTLTLTYEKKQDLRYGENPHQNATFYSQIQETEGTLTAANKIHGKELSYNNIGDADGALEALKEFEEPTIVASKHANPCGIGSGDTIAEAFQRAYDADPVSIFGGIVAANREVDKATAEIMSGIFLEVIVAPSFSKEALEILTKKKNLRLLELPEILKSDYSSFKGKTVLGGFLIQEMDKQLIGGELEVVTERKPSEKEMEDLMFAWKTVKHAKSNGIALAKDKTSTGVGPGQVSRIWALENAIRQGGERIKGSVLASDAFFPFSDCVEAAYAAGITAIIQPGGSIRDKDSIEAANKFGIAMVFTGMRHFKH from the coding sequence ATGAAGAGAGCGCTTATCAGTGTGTTTGATAAAACAAACGTAGTTGAATTTGCTAGAGAATTAACAAGTTTAGGCTGGGAGATTATTTCTACAGGCGGAACATCTGCAAAGTTTAAAGCTGAAGGAATTCCTGTAATGGATATTTCAGATTTAACTAAATTTCCAGAATGTTTCGACGGTCGAGTAAAAACATTACATCCAAATGTTGAAGGTGGAATTTTAGCAATTCGCGATAACGAAATGCATCAAAAACAAATGGCAGAACTGGGAATCGAGCCAATCGATATCGTAGTTTGTAATTTGTATCCGTTTAAGGAAACAATTCTTAAACCCGATGCTAGCCATGAAGAAATTATTGAAAATATTGATATAGGTGGACCAACAATGTTGAGAGCCGCTGCTAAAAATTATAAATTTGTATCAGTTGTTACCGATCCTGAGGATTACACAAAAATTGTAGAGGAGATTAAAACAAGTGGAGATACAAGTTTTGAAACAAAAGAGTATTTAGCTGCTAAAGTTTTTGAGCACACAGCACATTATGATGCGCTGATTTCGGGATATTTTAATAAAAAATTAAATGTTACCTCGCCAAAAACATTAACGCTTACATACGAAAAGAAACAAGATTTACGTTACGGTGAAAACCCTCATCAGAATGCTACTTTTTATAGTCAGATTCAGGAAACAGAGGGAACTTTAACCGCAGCTAACAAGATACACGGCAAAGAGTTATCTTACAATAATATTGGAGATGCCGATGGAGCTTTAGAAGCCTTAAAAGAATTTGAAGAGCCAACAATTGTAGCATCGAAACATGCTAATCCATGCGGAATTGGTAGTGGAGATACAATTGCCGAAGCTTTTCAAAGAGCTTATGATGCCGATCCGGTTTCAATCTTTGGTGGAATTGTTGCTGCCAATAGAGAGGTTGATAAAGCTACTGCTGAAATTATGAGCGGTATTTTCTTAGAAGTTATTGTGGCCCCTTCGTTTAGTAAGGAGGCTCTAGAAATATTAACTAAGAAAAAGAATTTAAGATTACTGGAATTACCAGAAATCTTAAAATCAGATTATTCATCATTTAAAGGAAAAACCGTTTTAGGTGGATTCTTAATTCAAGAGATGGATAAACAATTAATTGGAGGTGAACTTGAAGTTGTGACCGAAAGAAAACCTTCAGAAAAAGAAATGGAAGATTTGATGTTTGCATGGAAAACAGTGAAGCATGCAAAATCGAATGGAATTGCCTTAGCAAAAGATAAAACATCAACTGGTGTTGGACCAGGACAAGTTAGTCGTATTTGGGCTTTGGAAAATGCAATTCGTCAGGGTGGAGAAAGAATTAAAGGAAGTGTTTTGGCTTCTGATGCATTCTTCCCATTCTCAGATTGTGTTGAAGCAGCTTATGCAGCTGGAATTACTGCTATTATTCAGCCAGGAGGCTCGATAAGAGACAAGGATTCGATTGAAGCGGCTAATAAGTTTGGAATTGCTATGGTGTTTACAGGAATGAGACATTTTAAACACTAA
- a CDS encoding rod shape-determining protein, with product MGFFSFLTQEIAIDLGTANTIIISNDKIVVDEPSIVALDRRTEKMVAIGEKARQMQGKTHEDLKTIRPLRDGVIADFNAAEQMIRGMIKMINKKPRLFPPSLRIVVCIPSGSTEVEMRAVRDSSEHAGGRDVYMIYEPMAAAIGIGIDVEAPEGNMVVDIGGGTTEIAVISLGGIVTNKSIRIAGDDLTVDIQEYMRHQHNIKIGERTAEEIKIHVGSALSELEEPPTDFRVQGPNQMTALPIEVPVSYQEIAHCLEKSISKIEIAILSALEQTPPELYADIVNRGIYLAGGGALLRGLDKRLTDKINIPFHIAEDPLRAVARGTGIALKNVDKFSFLRR from the coding sequence ATGGGATTTTTTTCATTTTTAACTCAGGAGATTGCCATCGATTTGGGTACTGCCAATACAATTATTATCAGTAATGATAAAATTGTTGTGGATGAACCATCGATTGTTGCTCTTGATCGCCGCACCGAGAAAATGGTTGCGATAGGCGAGAAAGCTCGTCAAATGCAAGGTAAAACTCACGAAGATTTGAAAACCATTCGACCCCTTAGGGATGGAGTGATTGCCGACTTTAACGCGGCAGAGCAAATGATTCGCGGAATGATCAAGATGATCAATAAAAAGCCTCGTTTATTTCCTCCTTCTTTAAGAATTGTAGTGTGTATACCATCGGGTAGTACCGAGGTTGAAATGCGTGCGGTGCGCGATTCTTCAGAACATGCCGGAGGTAGAGATGTATACATGATTTATGAACCTATGGCTGCTGCAATTGGTATTGGAATAGATGTAGAAGCACCAGAGGGAAATATGGTTGTAGACATAGGAGGTGGTACTACCGAAATTGCTGTTATCTCTCTTGGAGGTATTGTAACCAATAAATCTATTCGTATTGCAGGTGATGATTTAACTGTTGATATTCAAGAGTATATGCGTCATCAGCATAATATTAAAATTGGTGAACGAACAGCCGAGGAAATTAAAATTCATGTTGGATCTGCTTTATCTGAGTTAGAAGAACCTCCAACAGATTTTCGTGTTCAGGGACCAAATCAAATGACTGCGCTTCCTATTGAGGTGCCTGTTTCCTATCAGGAAATAGCCCATTGTCTTGAAAAATCTATATCTAAAATTGAAATAGCTATTCTAAGTGCTTTGGAACAAACCCCACCCGAATTGTATGCTGATATTGTAAACAGAGGTATTTATCTTGCTGGTGGTGGAGCCTTGCTTCGTGGATTGGATAAACGTTTAACTGATAAAATAAACATTCCATTTCATATTGCAGAAGATCCATTAAGGGCAGTAGCTCGTGGAACTGGTATTGCGCTTAAAAATGTAGATAAGTTTTCATTCCTGAGAAGATAA
- the mreC gene encoding rod shape-determining protein MreC, translating to MKNLLHFIVRFHFTILFVVFELICMLMLVNYNNYQKSQFLNSSNAISGDIYEKVSSITDYLSLVKTNEELNKENVRLSNLLPSSFNFSADSSVLFKDTLYHQQYIYRSAKIINNSVNKQLNYITLNKGRINGIEPDMGVVTANGIVGVVKSVSKNYSSVISLLNSRLKVSAMIKKNNYFGSLSWNGKDYRKALLLDIPFHVKVQKGDTIVTSGFSSTFPEGLPLGVVDEVLTSSGNNFQEVEVLLSNDFKSLSYVKVIGYLQKNERLQLEEGAKK from the coding sequence ATGAAGAACCTGTTACACTTTATTGTACGATTTCATTTTACGATTTTATTTGTTGTGTTCGAATTAATTTGCATGTTGATGTTGGTGAACTACAACAACTATCAAAAGTCTCAATTTCTGAACTCAAGTAATGCCATAAGTGGCGATATTTACGAAAAAGTTTCTTCTATTACAGATTATCTTTCGCTGGTAAAAACGAACGAAGAATTAAATAAGGAAAACGTACGATTAAGTAACTTACTTCCTTCGTCGTTTAATTTTTCTGCAGATTCTTCTGTTTTGTTTAAGGATACTTTATATCATCAACAATACATTTATCGCTCGGCGAAAATTATAAATAACTCCGTAAATAAGCAACTTAATTATATTACCTTAAACAAAGGTCGTATTAATGGAATTGAACCAGATATGGGAGTTGTAACTGCCAATGGAATTGTGGGAGTTGTAAAAAGTGTATCTAAAAATTATTCTTCTGTTATTTCTTTGTTAAATAGCCGATTAAAAGTATCGGCAATGATTAAGAAAAACAATTATTTTGGATCATTAAGTTGGAATGGAAAAGACTACAGAAAAGCTCTTCTTCTAGATATTCCTTTTCATGTAAAAGTTCAAAAAGGAGATACAATTGTGACCAGTGGTTTTTCATCGACTTTTCCAGAAGGTTTGCCACTAGGTGTGGTTGATGAGGTACTTACAAGCTCGGGTAATAATTTTCAAGAGGTTGAAGTGTTGCTTTCAAATGATTTTAAAAGTTTGTCTTACGTAAAAGTAATTGGATATTTACAGAAAAATGAAAGACTACAACTCGAGGAAGGAGCGAAAAAATGA
- a CDS encoding rod shape-determining protein MreD, protein MNIVLKNIIRFVVLVLIQVAILNNIQLSGFLNPYMYVLFILLLPFEIPNWLLLLLSFLLGISVDIFSGTVGMHASACVFMGYLRPYVLNYLSLRDGYEIGTYPGIASYGFAWFFKYALSLIIAHHSFLFIIEVFSFANFSETLVRIIFSGFFSLILIITSQFLMFKK, encoded by the coding sequence ATGAATATTGTACTCAAAAATATAATAAGGTTTGTTGTACTTGTTCTTATTCAGGTAGCAATTTTAAATAACATTCAGCTTAGTGGTTTTTTAAATCCATATATGTATGTGCTTTTTATTCTTTTGTTGCCATTTGAAATACCAAACTGGCTGCTTTTACTACTTTCTTTTTTATTAGGAATTAGTGTCGATATTTTTTCAGGAACAGTGGGTATGCATGCTTCGGCTTGTGTATTTATGGGATATTTACGTCCTTATGTTTTAAATTACCTATCCCTTCGCGATGGATATGAAATAGGAACTTATCCTGGAATTGCTTCTTATGGTTTTGCATGGTTTTTTAAATATGCACTTAGCTTAATTATAGCACATCATTCATTTTTGTTTATTATAGAAGTGTTTTCATTTGCTAACTTTAGCGAAACATTAGTTAGAATAATTTTTAGTGGATTTTTCTCATTAATACTTATAATAACTTCTCAGTTTTTGATGTTTAAAAAATAG
- the mrdA gene encoding penicillin-binding protein 2, with product MNNFSNRIYVIGGIFVLVVLIFIFKLFNLQIVDDSYKLSAENNSQREITQFPARGLIYDRNGELLVYNQAVYDLMIIPRQVEVFDTLDFCNLLQVEKHDVEKRIEKAKNYSWRKASIFLKQLSSERYAVLQEKLYKFPGFFVQPRTLRKYPRQSAAHALGYLNEVNNKEIRADKYYSSGDYIGKSGIELTYEKALRGEKGKKIFWVDVYNRIKGSYRDGKYDKNPISGKDIYSSLDIELQEYGELLMQNKKGGIVAIEPGTGEILTKISSPGYDPEMLVGRVMSKNYRALVQNDSLKPLFDRSMMAQYPPGSIFKLINALIGLQEKVISPSTRFECHGGYYYGNRKMGCHNHVSPLDLRQSIMHSCNAYYANVFRYILESPKFGGVNRGYETWRNHVTSFGMGSRLNSDLPHELSGSIPTLKYYQKVYKRTNLKSLNMISLAIGQGELLITPLQMANMTAAIANKGYYYPPHIVKSFGDNEPIDKRFLEKKNTSIDSSYFEPVIDGMEMVISGGAGSTGGLAAIPGIRVCGKTGTVQNPHGDDHSVFVAFAPRENPKIALVVYVENGVWGSRYGAPIAGLMIEKYLRGEISKSKKRIEKRMLEADLIGEQKKKEANKH from the coding sequence ATGAATAATTTCTCGAACCGGATATATGTAATTGGTGGAATTTTTGTTCTTGTTGTTCTAATATTTATTTTTAAACTTTTTAATCTTCAGATTGTTGACGATTCCTATAAATTGTCGGCAGAGAACAATTCTCAGCGTGAAATTACTCAATTTCCTGCCCGCGGTTTAATTTACGATCGAAATGGAGAATTGCTTGTTTACAATCAGGCAGTATACGATTTAATGATTATCCCTCGTCAGGTTGAAGTTTTTGATACTTTAGATTTTTGTAATTTATTGCAAGTAGAGAAGCATGATGTTGAAAAAAGAATCGAAAAAGCAAAAAATTACTCCTGGCGTAAAGCATCTATATTTTTAAAACAGTTATCATCCGAACGTTATGCTGTTTTGCAAGAAAAGCTTTATAAATTTCCGGGATTTTTTGTTCAGCCCAGAACTTTACGTAAGTATCCACGACAGAGTGCTGCTCATGCATTGGGATATCTTAATGAAGTAAATAATAAGGAAATACGAGCCGATAAGTATTACAGTTCTGGTGATTATATTGGGAAAAGTGGAATTGAATTAACTTACGAAAAGGCCTTACGTGGAGAAAAAGGTAAAAAAATATTTTGGGTAGATGTTTACAATCGAATAAAAGGATCATATAGAGATGGTAAATATGATAAAAATCCAATTTCAGGTAAAGATATTTACTCAAGTTTAGATATCGAATTACAGGAATATGGTGAGCTTTTAATGCAAAATAAAAAAGGTGGAATTGTTGCAATAGAGCCAGGAACGGGAGAAATACTTACAAAAATATCTAGTCCGGGTTACGACCCCGAGATGTTGGTTGGCCGTGTAATGAGTAAGAATTATCGCGCTTTGGTTCAAAACGATTCACTAAAACCACTTTTCGATCGTTCTATGATGGCGCAATATCCTCCAGGTTCAATTTTTAAATTGATAAATGCTTTAATTGGCCTGCAGGAAAAAGTAATTAGTCCATCAACGCGTTTCGAGTGTCATGGAGGATATTATTATGGGAATCGTAAAATGGGTTGTCATAATCATGTTTCGCCATTGGATTTACGACAATCAATCATGCATTCCTGTAATGCGTATTATGCAAATGTTTTTCGATATATATTAGAATCTCCAAAATTTGGAGGGGTGAATAGGGGCTATGAAACCTGGCGAAATCATGTTACATCTTTTGGAATGGGAAGTAGACTAAATAGTGATTTACCTCACGAATTATCAGGATCTATTCCTACATTAAAATATTATCAGAAAGTATATAAAAGAACAAATTTGAAGTCTCTGAATATGATTTCACTCGCCATTGGTCAGGGAGAGCTTTTAATTACTCCTTTGCAAATGGCTAATATGACAGCTGCAATAGCAAATAAAGGATATTATTATCCTCCTCATATTGTAAAATCGTTTGGAGATAATGAACCAATAGATAAACGATTTTTAGAGAAGAAAAATACAAGTATTGATTCTTCTTATTTTGAACCGGTTATTGATGGTATGGAAATGGTAATTTCGGGAGGTGCCGGAAGTACTGGTGGATTAGCCGCTATTCCCGGAATAAGAGTTTGTGGTAAAACAGGAACAGTGCAAAATCCTCATGGCGACGATCATTCGGTATTTGTTGCATTTGCGCCACGAGAAAATCCTAAAATAGCATTGGTTGTTTATGTGGAAAATGGAGTGTGGGGATCGAGATATGGAGCTCCAATTGCCGGTTTAATGATCGAAAAATATTTAAGAGGAGAAATTTCTAAAAGCAAGAAAAGAATTGAGAAAAGAATGCTCGAAGCAGATTTAATTGGTGAGCAAAAGAAAAAGGAAGCTAATAAGCATTAA
- the rodA gene encoding rod shape-determining protein RodA, which yields MTRRVSLIKNLDWWTIALYALLVFLGWINIYAAVYNEEHQSIFDISQRYGKQLMWIGAAAILAFIILIIESKFYSAFAYPTYLFMIILLIAVLVFGRDVKGARSWFELGPIRFQPAEFAKFATCLAISRYVSQFNFKIHKIKSLLVTGLILFTPFALIILQGDAGSALVYTVFLLVLYREGLSGVVLFLGFLAALLFIFTLLWPKLVVLLVIIIGSLIVAKFSGLKWMAFGKALVMIGSAFGLIWLICKGLKLDISLYIILIISLFVNLIPFLVHTYKNKLKSVGWIVLIVFGSIFYTFSVGYIFDNILEAHQQTRINELLGIESDPYGAGYNVAQSKIAIGSGGFSGKGFLNGTQTKFKFVPEQSTDFIFCTVGEEWGFVGSTTVLLLLLALILRLLFIAERQRSPFSRVYGYGVACILFFHLAVNVGMTVGLAPVIGIPLPFFSYGGSSLWSFTILLFIFLRLDANRLELLR from the coding sequence ATGACTAGAAGAGTAAGCTTAATAAAAAATTTAGATTGGTGGACAATAGCTTTGTATGCTTTGTTGGTTTTTCTTGGCTGGATTAATATTTATGCAGCTGTTTATAATGAGGAGCATCAAAGTATTTTTGATATCAGCCAAAGATATGGAAAGCAATTAATGTGGATTGGAGCAGCTGCAATTCTGGCATTTATTATTTTAATTATAGAGAGTAAGTTTTATTCCGCATTTGCCTATCCTACTTATCTTTTTATGATTATTCTTCTGATTGCCGTTTTGGTTTTTGGTAGAGATGTAAAGGGAGCCAGATCTTGGTTCGAACTAGGGCCAATACGATTTCAACCTGCCGAATTTGCTAAGTTTGCTACCTGTTTGGCTATTTCAAGATATGTCAGCCAATTCAATTTTAAAATACATAAAATAAAGTCTTTATTAGTAACTGGTCTTATATTATTTACACCATTTGCACTAATTATTCTACAAGGAGATGCCGGATCGGCATTGGTTTATACAGTGTTTCTTTTAGTGCTATATCGTGAAGGCTTATCGGGAGTTGTTTTGTTTTTAGGATTTTTAGCGGCTTTACTTTTTATATTTACTCTGCTTTGGCCTAAGCTGGTGGTACTGCTTGTTATTATTATAGGCAGTTTAATAGTCGCAAAGTTTTCAGGCTTAAAATGGATGGCTTTTGGAAAAGCTTTAGTCATGATAGGTTCCGCGTTTGGACTAATTTGGCTTATCTGTAAAGGATTAAAGCTTGATATTTCTTTATATATAATTTTGATTATTTCCTTGTTTGTAAACCTTATTCCTTTTTTAGTACATACCTATAAAAATAAATTAAAAAGTGTAGGCTGGATAGTTCTAATCGTTTTTGGCAGTATTTTTTACACTTTCTCGGTGGGTTATATATTCGATAATATTTTAGAAGCGCATCAGCAAACCAGAATCAATGAACTTTTGGGTATCGAATCAGATCCTTATGGTGCTGGTTATAATGTGGCACAATCGAAAATTGCAATTGGTTCGGGAGGTTTTAGCGGAAAAGGATTTTTAAATGGTACGCAAACAAAATTTAAATTTGTACCCGAGCAAAGTACCGATTTTATTTTTTGTACTGTAGGAGAAGAATGGGGCTTTGTAGGCTCTACAACTGTTTTACTTTTACTTCTCGCATTAATTTTACGTTTGCTTTTTATTGCAGAACGTCAACGCTCACCATTTAGTCGTGTTTACGGATATGGGGTAGCTTGTATTCTATTTTTTCACCTTGCTGTTAATGTTGGAATGACTGTAGGTTTAGCTCCGGTAATCGGAATTCCATTGCCTTTCTTTAGTTATGGAGGATCATCTTTATGGTCGTTTACAATCTTACTGTTTATATTTTTGCGTTTAGATGCCAACCGTTTGGAGTTGTTACGTTAA
- a CDS encoding ACP phosphodiesterase produces the protein MNFLAHQYLSGDSEKIKIGNFIGDYVKGKKYQNYQQEIQEGIILHRNIDYFTDTHPVVLNSSKKLKEGYGKYSGVVLDLIFDHFLAKNWNTYHKSSITEFVTHTHEILIKNYLVLPNKVKLFLPFIIQSRRLETYAEINGLRTALEIMSRRTSLPDKTTFAINCLLNNYSEFKGEFELFMRDILVYLSEERNINVTTPNGWHLNAKI, from the coding sequence ATGAATTTTTTAGCACACCAATATTTATCTGGAGATTCGGAGAAAATCAAGATAGGAAATTTTATTGGAGATTATGTAAAAGGAAAAAAATATCAGAATTATCAACAAGAGATACAAGAAGGAATCATACTCCATAGAAATATAGACTATTTTACCGACACTCATCCGGTAGTATTAAACAGTTCGAAAAAATTAAAAGAAGGCTATGGAAAATACTCTGGAGTAGTGCTTGACTTAATTTTTGATCATTTTTTAGCAAAAAACTGGAATACTTATCACAAATCATCAATCACAGAGTTTGTTACTCACACTCACGAAATATTAATTAAAAATTATCTGGTTTTACCCAATAAAGTAAAACTCTTTCTACCCTTTATAATACAAAGCAGAAGACTGGAAACTTATGCCGAAATTAATGGATTAAGAACCGCTTTAGAAATAATGTCGCGAAGAACCAGTTTGCCTGATAAAACCACTTTTGCGATAAATTGTTTGTTAAACAACTATAGCGAATTTAAAGGTGAGTTTGAGTTATTCATGAGGGATATACTTGTTTATTTAAGTGAGGAACGTAATATTAACGTAACAACTCCAAACGGTTGGCATCTAAACGCAAAAATATAA
- a CDS encoding cyclic 2,3-diphosphoglycerate synthase yields the protein MTKKNVIIIGAAGRDFHNFNTYFRDNSEYNVVAFTAAQIPDIDGRKYPKELAGALYPEGIPIYAEKDLPNLIKEHCIDDCVFSYSDVPYKRVMNISAIVNAAGSNFKLLGPGDTMIKSQKPVISVVATRTGCGKSQTSRKVIEELMAKGLKVIAIRHPMPYGDLVAQRVQRFATVQDLKKHECTVEEMEEYEPHVSRGNVIYAGVDYEAIVRAAEQDPDGCDVIIWDGGNNDFSFYKPDLTITVADPHRPGAELSYYPGEVNLRMADVVVINKMDSAAPEDIQIVRENIAFANPEALVIDGASPIRVDNPEMIRGKRVLIVEDGPTLTHGEMKIGAGTIAARKFGAAQEIDARPYLVGKLKETYEIYPNIGNILPAMGYSDEQLKDLETTINACDCDAVIIGTPIDLNRIINIKKPNTRVYYDLEEIGYPKLSDIVNKFVKNFHLEEHAV from the coding sequence ATGACTAAAAAAAATGTCATTATTATTGGTGCTGCAGGTCGTGATTTTCACAACTTCAACACTTATTTCAGAGACAATTCGGAGTATAATGTAGTAGCTTTTACAGCGGCTCAAATTCCAGACATTGACGGTAGAAAGTATCCAAAAGAACTTGCCGGTGCTTTATATCCCGAAGGAATTCCTATTTATGCAGAAAAGGATCTTCCTAATTTAATAAAGGAACATTGTATCGATGATTGTGTTTTTTCTTATTCGGATGTTCCCTATAAGAGAGTGATGAACATTAGTGCAATTGTTAATGCTGCCGGTTCTAATTTTAAATTGCTTGGGCCTGGAGATACGATGATAAAAAGTCAAAAACCTGTAATTTCAGTAGTCGCCACTCGAACAGGTTGTGGTAAATCTCAGACTTCAAGAAAAGTTATAGAAGAATTAATGGCAAAAGGATTAAAAGTTATTGCCATTCGTCATCCAATGCCTTATGGCGATTTAGTTGCTCAAAGAGTTCAGCGTTTTGCAACTGTCCAGGATCTTAAAAAGCACGAGTGTACTGTAGAGGAAATGGAAGAATATGAACCTCATGTATCTCGGGGTAATGTTATTTATGCTGGCGTTGATTATGAAGCCATTGTGCGTGCCGCAGAACAAGATCCTGATGGATGTGATGTGATTATCTGGGATGGAGGAAATAATGATTTCTCATTTTATAAACCAGATTTAACAATTACCGTAGCAGATCCGCATCGACCCGGAGCTGAGTTAAGCTATTATCCTGGCGAAGTTAATTTACGTATGGCTGATGTGGTAGTTATTAATAAAATGGACTCGGCTGCACCCGAAGATATTCAAATTGTGCGCGAGAATATTGCATTTGCAAATCCAGAAGCACTAGTAATTGATGGAGCATCGCCAATTCGTGTTGATAATCCTGAAATGATTCGTGGAAAACGAGTGTTGATTGTGGAAGATGGTCCTACTTTAACCCATGGCGAAATGAAAATAGGTGCCGGAACAATTGCAGCTCGTAAATTTGGTGCTGCACAGGAAATTGATGCTCGTCCTTACCTGGTTGGAAAACTTAAAGAAACTTATGAGATCTATCCTAATATAGGTAATATTTTACCTGCCATGGGATATTCCGACGAGCAGCTAAAAGATCTTGAAACGACTATTAATGCATGCGATTGTGATGCCGTTATTATTGGTACTCCTATCGATTTAAATAGAATTATTAATATCAAGAAACCAAACACTAGGGTTTATTACGATTTGGAAGAAATTGGATATCCAAAGTTGTCTGATATTGTTAATAAATTTGTTAAGAATTTTCATTTGGAAGAACATGCTGTTTAG
- a CDS encoding PAS domain S-box protein — translation MSDSIFLSLVQNAAILLSSSILYEYLWVKNKKSITILNQLIAGIVIGLIAIVVILSSWELQTGIIFDTRSVVLSISGLFFGIIPTIIAIVITGLYRFLMGGDGMLMGIAVIISSGTIGILWKFFFHETNKLYKWKSLLLMGFLVHIVMLICTLFLPYEEILDCFVNIYIPLIVVYPSITMFLGLFMSKQMQNFKNRSVLTKREDNYSRLYESMNDAFVVLDINGKVIESNSAYREMLGYSKEEIICLTCHDLTPEKWVDLDNQIMNNEVMVKGNSRLYEKECTRKDGSLVPIEVRIHQLKDEDGNTEGFWAMVRDITSRKQAQLEIENERSHLKLVLETVPDMIWVKNKEGVYLSGNQKFLEFNNLTSNLLVGKNDFDLYPKELAELYCKKGAEVLKTLKRVRFISRTSSAKDGKRIVTETIKTPMLNAEGNIIGVF, via the coding sequence ATGAGTGACTCTATTTTTTTGAGCTTAGTTCAGAATGCTGCAATCCTTTTGTCTTCTAGTATACTTTACGAGTATTTATGGGTTAAAAATAAAAAATCGATTACAATTTTAAATCAACTAATTGCAGGTATAGTAATTGGTTTAATTGCAATTGTAGTTATTTTGTCTTCCTGGGAATTGCAAACAGGAATTATTTTTGATACTCGTTCCGTTGTCCTTTCCATATCTGGTTTATTTTTTGGTATAATTCCTACAATTATTGCAATTGTTATAACCGGACTTTATCGTTTCTTAATGGGTGGAGATGGAATGCTTATGGGAATAGCAGTAATAATTAGCTCTGGAACCATAGGTATATTATGGAAATTCTTTTTCCACGAAACCAATAAGCTCTACAAATGGAAATCCCTATTATTAATGGGTTTCTTGGTACACATTGTAATGCTTATTTGTACTCTATTTTTGCCATACGAAGAAATTTTAGATTGTTTTGTCAATATTTATATTCCTTTAATTGTTGTTTACCCTTCTATTACAATGTTTTTGGGTTTGTTTATGAGTAAACAAATGCAAAATTTTAAAAATAGGAGTGTTTTAACAAAGCGTGAAGATAATTATTCTCGTTTGTATGAAAGTATGAACGATGCTTTTGTAGTTCTCGATATTAACGGAAAAGTTATTGAGAGTAATAGTGCATACAGAGAAATGTTAGGTTATTCAAAAGAGGAAATTATATGTTTAACTTGTCATGATTTAACCCCTGAAAAATGGGTCGATCTCGACAATCAAATTATGAACAATGAGGTAATGGTTAAAGGAAACTCCCGCCTTTACGAAAAAGAATGTACCCGAAAAGATGGAAGCCTAGTTCCAATTGAAGTACGAATTCATCAGTTAAAAGATGAGGATGGAAATACCGAGGGCTTTTGGGCTATGGTACGCGATATTACTTCAAGAAAGCAAGCACAACTTGAAATTGAAAACGAAAGATCACATTTAAAATTAGTTCTCGAAACTGTTCCTGATATGATTTGGGTGAAAAATAAGGAAGGGGTGTATTTATCCGGGAACCAAAAGTTTTTAGAGTTTAATAATCTTACAAGTAATTTATTAGTTGGAAAAAATGATTTCGATTTATATCCGAAAGAGCTTGCCGAACTATATTGCAAGAAAGGTGCAGAAGTTTTAAAAACATTAAAAAGAGTTAGGTTTATTAGCCGGACCTCATCGGCAAAAGATGGAAAAAGGATTGTAACAGAAACTATAAAAACTCCGATGCTGAATGCGGAAGGAAATATAATTGGGGTTTTCTGA